In Pristiophorus japonicus isolate sPriJap1 chromosome 3, sPriJap1.hap1, whole genome shotgun sequence, the sequence CTAAATGATTCGAATTAGTAATTCAAATAAACCCGACTTGGCAATGTGTTTATTTTATGATATAATCTAAGACGTGTGAGTGTGTATTGTTTACATTATGAAATAAGCTAAAACTGGGGAGTGATGTATAATTTATGTTAAAATATAATCTGCGATGGGGGAGTGATGTATAATTTTGCTCGCCATACATCAATAATGTTTAAAAGTAACTAAAGAAATTACGCAAGCTCTAACACTGAACAAACCAAAGCAATAACAAATACAAAGTTTATCTGTAAGATTGCAAAGTCTGGAAGCTTCCTTTCGGAGCAGGTATTCGCTCTTCGCCTATTTAACCGGGACGATGTCCCGTTCCTACTTACACCACGTTATTTCTACAATTGAGTCGTAGAGACGTCTTCGACAGTTCTGTATTCATGGTGGACAATGGAAATTGCTCACAGTCTTCCTGTCTGCTCCATTTGCAGTGCACAATGATGGCCCGCAGCTCCTTTTTGAAGTTACTGTTCAGGAAGCCGTAGATAACAGGGTTGACACAAGTGGAAGCCATTCCTGCCAGGTGGCACAGGGAAAAGATGAGATTGTGGTGACAATGCATCACTGCCTCCCGATCCCAGTCTGCGATGGCATTGAATACATTCAACGGCAGCCAGCACAGGGCAAACGCGACAACCAGGAACCCCAGCAGCAAGGTTATCCTTTTGCTGTTTGTCAGTCTGCGATTATCCTCACCGGCTCTGTCCAACATGTCCTTCCGTGACCTTAGTCTCCAGTATATCCTACCGTAGCACACTGCAATGAAAGCAAGGGGCGCACAGTACTGAAAGGCGAGGAGCCATGTCGTGTATACCAGCTTCTGCTCCCTGGATGGCCATGACTCAGTGCAGACGGCTTGGTTAGCCAGTGGTGCGATGAAAACAGGAAGGTCCCTGAAAGGTTCGTCTGTTAAAACATGAAAAGCCACAAATGGCAAGGAGATGAAGCAGGCCAACATCCAGGTGACCAGCACTGTCAGATAAGCTTGGGAAACACTCGGCTTCCAACCTGTGGGGTTTAGAATGAGTTGATGCCTTTCCAGAGCAATCATGACCAAGGAGAGAATGGACACTGTCACTGACATACACTGAATGAAGGGGACCATCTTACACAAGACTTCACCAAAGATCCAATAGTCCATAAAGGTATAGACTACTGTAAAAGGGAGACAGAAGACACAGATCGTGATATCTGAGAAGGACAGGTTGGCAATCAGCATATTGGTCACATTTGTTTTTTCCTTCTGCTTTGCAATCACACAAATTAAGCAGATGTTTCCCAGTAATCCAACTGCCATGACGATACAGTAAGAGGCCACCAGAAAGCCGGTGAGGGCCGCTGAGGTTGGGCAGTGATTCGCCAAATCGGGAATGTTCCAGCCTGAGGCATTGAAGGGAATTGAGTAATTACCATATCGGAGAATGGGATCATCTTCCATGGTAGTCTTGCTGCTCCTGTCCAAAGTTACCTTACTCGCAAATACAGGAGGAGGTGTGAAGGTTGGAGAACATGGCTGTCACTTTAAGACAGGCACAAGACGGTGGAATGCAGACAACGTGGGTGATAGACAAATCTGCGGGGGCAAAATCAACATTTATAATAGTTAATTGTAAGAACAATTGAATTAGTTGAGAGATCCTCATTTAACTGCAGCCGATCCCACATCTTATATTCTGATGGTACTCACGAATGATTGCAAATTTCCATCCCAGGGATGTGCAGGGATTGAGCGGGGAAGGTGAGCGGAGTTGATCGAAATCCTTTGTGAGTGTGGTTACTGTTTAGCGCTTAGTGCAGATAAGGGGCTGATAACTGCGGTGACAATTACTAACCTGATATAAGAATTTGATAACACGTGCGGCGCTGGATCAGATCTTAATACGATTACACCTTCAGTAAGTGTCCCTtacctgtaacacacacacacacatgtcctCGTCTCCTCAAATGGTCCAGTTTGGGATTTGGAGCTGATGATATTCCGTTGCCGTTGTTCAAAGAAGCTGCTCAGAACGG encodes:
- the LOC139259452 gene encoding neuropeptide Y receptor type 4-2-like, with the translated sequence MEDDPILRYGNYSIPFNASGWNIPDLANHCPTSAALTGFLVASYCIVMAVGLLGNICLICVIAKQKEKTNVTNMLIANLSFSDITICVFCLPFTVVYTFMDYWIFGEVLCKMVPFIQCMSVTVSILSLVMIALERHQLILNPTGWKPSVSQAYLTVLVTWMLACFISLPFVAFHVLTDEPFRDLPVFIAPLANQAVCTESWPSREQKLVYTTWLLAFQYCAPLAFIAVCYGRIYWRLRSRKDMLDRAGEDNRRLTNSKRITLLLGFLVVAFALCWLPLNVFNAIADWDREAVMHCHHNLIFSLCHLAGMASTCVNPVIYGFLNSNFKKELRAIIVHCKWSRQEDCEQFPLSTMNTELSKTSLRLNCRNNVV